A section of the Rhizobium sp. SSA_523 genome encodes:
- a CDS encoding DUF4170 domain-containing protein, with the protein MTEQSGKKQLLHLVFGGELESLQGVEFKDLNALDIVGIFPDYASALNAWKSKAQATVDNAHMRYFIVHMHRLLDPTAKD; encoded by the coding sequence ATGACCGAACAGAGCGGTAAAAAGCAACTTCTTCACCTGGTGTTCGGCGGCGAGCTGGAGAGCCTGCAGGGCGTCGAGTTCAAGGATCTGAACGCGCTCGACATCGTCGGCATCTTCCCCGATTATGCCAGCGCCCTGAATGCCTGGAAATCCAAGGCTCAGGCCACGGTGGACAATGCACATATGCGCTACTTCATCGTTCACATGCACCGCCTTCTGGACCCGACCGCAAAGGACTGA
- the mutL gene encoding DNA mismatch repair endonuclease MutL: MPVQQLSETLINQIAAGEVIERPASAVKELLENAIDAGATRIEIATAGGGKSLIRITDNGCGMDARDLELAVRRHCTSKISGSLDDIRTLGFRGEALPSIGSVAKLTIKSRPRDAESGVEISVSGGRMSSVRPAPANPGTVVEVRDIFFATPARLKFMKTERAEAGAITEVVKRMAIAFPHIRFLLSGADRSSLDLPAAPDDPLTRMAQILGEDFKDNAIEIDALREDVGLRGFAGVPTFNRGNSAHQYAFVNGRPVQDKLILSAIRGAYAETIPSGRYPIAVLSLTLDPALVDVNVHPAKSDVRFRDPGLVRGLIVGAIREALAREGDRASTTSASGLIGAFRPGFGLRAAQGAGWGGARPAANLKPNLNWSAAASPYRPVSHFGPTAPAGHPGFAEQRQSAFEPLMAPTARAEVFPAALRAEPAESVAEPVELATRFRLGAARAQLHENYIVAQTEDGLVIVDQHAAHERLVFEALRKGLDQDRLPSQVLLIPDIIDLPEEDCDRLMAHAADLDRLGLAIERFGPGAVAVRETPAMLGDVDARQLVRDLADEIGEWNTASGLRSRLEHIAATMACHGSVRSGRRLRPEEMNALLREMEATPGSGQCNHGRPTYIELKLSDIERLFGRS, from the coding sequence ATGCCCGTCCAACAGCTTTCCGAAACACTGATCAACCAGATCGCCGCCGGCGAAGTGATCGAACGCCCCGCCAGCGCGGTGAAGGAACTGCTCGAAAACGCCATCGATGCCGGAGCGACCCGCATCGAGATCGCCACGGCCGGCGGCGGCAAGAGCCTGATCCGCATCACCGACAATGGCTGCGGCATGGATGCCCGCGATCTCGAGCTTGCGGTGCGCCGCCACTGCACCTCCAAGATCTCCGGCTCGCTTGACGATATCCGCACGCTCGGCTTTCGCGGCGAGGCCCTGCCCTCCATCGGCTCCGTCGCCAAGCTGACGATCAAGAGCCGCCCGCGCGATGCCGAAAGCGGTGTCGAGATTTCCGTCTCAGGCGGCCGCATGTCTTCGGTTCGCCCCGCTCCGGCCAATCCCGGCACCGTGGTCGAAGTGCGCGACATCTTCTTCGCGACGCCGGCGCGGCTGAAATTCATGAAGACGGAGCGGGCGGAGGCCGGCGCGATCACCGAAGTGGTGAAGCGCATGGCAATCGCTTTCCCGCATATCCGCTTCCTGCTCTCCGGCGCCGACCGGTCGAGCCTGGATTTGCCGGCCGCGCCCGACGATCCCCTGACCCGCATGGCGCAGATCCTCGGCGAGGATTTCAAGGACAATGCAATCGAGATCGATGCGCTGCGCGAAGATGTCGGCCTCAGGGGCTTTGCCGGCGTGCCGACCTTCAATCGCGGCAACTCCGCCCATCAATATGCCTTCGTCAACGGCCGGCCGGTCCAGGACAAGCTCATTCTGTCGGCCATTCGCGGCGCCTATGCGGAAACCATTCCCTCCGGCCGCTACCCGATCGCTGTTCTGTCGCTGACGCTCGATCCGGCCCTGGTGGACGTGAACGTGCATCCGGCCAAATCGGATGTCCGGTTCCGAGATCCGGGCCTTGTCCGCGGCCTGATTGTCGGCGCCATTCGCGAGGCCCTGGCGCGGGAGGGTGACCGCGCCTCCACCACCAGCGCCAGCGGCCTGATCGGTGCCTTCCGGCCGGGCTTCGGCCTGCGTGCCGCACAGGGTGCGGGCTGGGGTGGCGCGCGGCCTGCCGCAAACCTCAAGCCGAACCTCAACTGGAGCGCTGCGGCCTCTCCCTATCGCCCGGTCTCCCATTTTGGCCCGACGGCGCCCGCGGGTCATCCCGGTTTTGCCGAACAGCGGCAGTCGGCATTCGAGCCGCTGATGGCGCCGACTGCCCGGGCCGAGGTTTTTCCGGCCGCTCTTCGTGCCGAACCCGCCGAATCCGTCGCCGAGCCGGTGGAGCTTGCCACCCGCTTCCGGCTGGGCGCTGCCCGCGCGCAGCTGCACGAGAATTACATCGTCGCCCAGACCGAGGACGGGCTGGTGATCGTCGACCAGCATGCGGCGCATGAACGGCTGGTCTTCGAGGCGCTGCGCAAGGGCCTCGATCAGGATCGCCTGCCCTCGCAGGTCCTGCTGATCCCCGACATTATCGACCTGCCGGAAGAGGATTGCGATCGCCTGATGGCGCATGCAGCCGATCTCGACCGGCTGGGCCTCGCCATCGAGCGGTTCGGGCCGGGCGCCGTCGCGGTGCGCGAGACGCCGGCCATGCTGGGCGACGTGGATGCACGGCAGCTGGTGCGCGACCTGGCCGACGAGATCGGCGAGTGGAACACCGCCTCCGGCCTCAGGAGCCGGCTGGAGCACATTGCCGCCACCATGGCCTGTCACGGTTCGGTCCGTTCGGGCCGGCGGCTGCGGCCGGAGGAGATGAACGCGCTCCTGCGGGAGATGGAGGCGACACCCGGTTCCGGCCAGTGCAATCACGGGCGGCCCACCTATATCGAATTGAAGCTCAGTGATATCGAACGCCTGTTCGGGCGAAGCTGA
- the waaA gene encoding lipid IV(A) 3-deoxy-D-manno-octulosonic acid transferase — protein MGYRVAGICAYPLVSPYLTYRAIKGKEDRKRRLERFGFPSQPRPHGPLIWVHAASVGETNAVIPLIRELLRRQIHVLLTTGTVTSAQLVENRLGDEVIHQYVPLDLKFPIKRFIAYWHPDVAITAESEMWPTTMAELKRRNIPQIRVNGRLSDRSFERWQRNGKLAELLFGKLSLVVARSDLDAERFHDLGAWPVVVSGNLKGDTDPPPFDPALLNHYRQQIGTRKTWAAICTFDGEEAAAAFVHRALKPRNRQLTIIVPRHPERADAIEAMLTEKGLTVARRARNDAITEETDVFLGDTIGEMGLYLRLTEISFVGRSLTEQGGQNPLESAMIGCAVLSGPQVQNFRETYQHIIRKGGARMIRDTEMLAKAVHYLMTNDVARRKMIDGGQDAVQDLRGALSTTLKALEPYLNPLTVTARLRPAGTDG, from the coding sequence ATGGGATACCGTGTCGCGGGCATCTGCGCCTATCCCCTGGTATCGCCCTATCTCACCTATCGTGCCATCAAGGGCAAGGAAGACCGCAAGCGCCGTCTGGAGCGCTTCGGCTTTCCCAGCCAGCCGCGCCCGCACGGGCCGCTGATCTGGGTTCATGCGGCAAGCGTCGGCGAAACCAATGCCGTCATTCCGCTCATCCGGGAATTGCTGCGGCGCCAGATCCACGTTCTCCTGACCACTGGCACGGTAACCTCGGCCCAGCTGGTGGAAAACCGCCTGGGCGACGAGGTCATCCATCAATATGTGCCGCTCGACCTGAAATTCCCCATCAAGCGCTTTATCGCCTACTGGCACCCGGACGTGGCGATCACCGCCGAATCCGAAATGTGGCCGACCACCATGGCCGAGCTGAAGCGCCGCAATATTCCGCAGATAAGGGTCAATGGCAGGCTTTCGGACCGCTCCTTCGAGCGCTGGCAACGCAATGGCAAGCTCGCCGAACTCCTGTTCGGCAAATTGTCGCTCGTCGTGGCGCGCTCGGATCTCGATGCGGAACGCTTCCACGATCTCGGCGCCTGGCCGGTTGTCGTTTCCGGCAATCTGAAGGGGGATACCGATCCGCCGCCCTTCGATCCCGCACTCCTCAACCATTATCGCCAGCAGATCGGCACCCGCAAGACCTGGGCGGCGATCTGCACCTTCGACGGAGAGGAGGCGGCCGCGGCTTTCGTGCATCGCGCCCTGAAGCCGCGCAACCGGCAATTGACGATCATCGTGCCGCGCCACCCCGAGCGCGCCGATGCGATCGAGGCCATGCTGACCGAAAAAGGATTGACGGTGGCCCGCCGCGCGCGCAACGACGCGATCACCGAGGAGACGGATGTCTTTCTCGGCGATACGATCGGCGAAATGGGGCTCTATCTCCGCCTGACGGAAATTTCCTTCGTCGGCCGCTCCCTGACCGAGCAGGGGGGCCAGAACCCGCTGGAATCGGCGATGATCGGCTGCGCCGTCCTGTCGGGACCGCAGGTGCAGAATTTCCGCGAAACCTATCAGCACATCATCCGCAAGGGTGGCGCCCGGATGATCCGCGACACGGAGATGCTGGCCAAGGCCGTTCATTATCTGATGACCAATGACGTGGCGCGCCGCAAGATGATCGATGGCGGGCAGGATGCCGTGCAGGATCTGCGCGGCGCGCTCTCGACGACGCTGAAAGCACTGGAACCCTACCTCAATCCGCTGACGGTCACCGCCCGCCTGCGTCCAGCCGGCACGGATGGCTGA
- a CDS encoding TldD/PmbA family protein, with translation MSSEIQSEDLLSRASQLIDLARQAGADQADAVVVRSRSRSVSVRLGKVEGTEASESDDFSLRVFVGNRVASVSANPGFDLKALAERAVAMARVSPNDPFACLADEKDLAKTYPDLELYDPTEISTEALTDAALATEAAGLAVQGVTNSSGAGASAGVGGLVLVTSHGFSGSYMASRFGRSVSVIAGDGTKMERDYDFDSRLYAADLDAPEEIGRRAGERAVRRVNPRQVDTGSNVTVVFDPRIARGFVGHIAGAINGASVARKTSFLRDKMGQQVLKSGLHITDDPLIVRGSSSRPFDGEGVRGQRMVMIEDGVLKHWFLSTSTARELGLETNGRGVRGGTMVSPASTNLALEPGDIAPEELIRSVGTGFYITELIGQGVNMITGEYSRGATGFWIENGELAYPVSEVTIASNLKDMFMAITPASDIDRKFGIASPTLAIEGMTLAGR, from the coding sequence ATGTCCTCTGAAATCCAATCCGAAGATCTCCTGTCCCGCGCCAGCCAGCTCATCGACCTTGCCAGACAGGCAGGCGCCGACCAGGCCGATGCCGTCGTGGTGCGCTCCCGTTCCCGCTCCGTCAGCGTCCGGCTGGGCAAGGTCGAGGGCACCGAAGCCTCTGAAAGCGACGATTTCTCGCTGCGCGTCTTTGTCGGAAACAGGGTGGCGAGCGTCTCGGCCAATCCGGGTTTCGACCTGAAGGCGCTGGCCGAGCGCGCCGTGGCCATGGCGCGCGTCTCGCCAAACGATCCCTTTGCCTGCCTGGCGGACGAAAAGGATCTGGCGAAGACCTATCCCGATCTCGAGCTTTATGATCCGACCGAGATCTCCACCGAGGCGCTGACCGATGCGGCTCTGGCCACCGAGGCGGCAGGGCTTGCGGTGCAGGGCGTCACCAATTCCTCCGGCGCCGGCGCATCGGCAGGGGTCGGCGGCTTGGTGCTCGTCACCTCGCACGGCTTTTCCGGCAGCTACATGGCCAGCCGCTTCGGCCGGTCGGTCAGCGTCATCGCCGGCGACGGCACGAAGATGGAGCGGGATTATGATTTCGACAGCCGCCTCTATGCCGCCGATCTCGATGCCCCGGAGGAAATCGGCCGGCGCGCCGGGGAAAGGGCGGTGCGGCGCGTCAATCCGCGCCAGGTGGATACCGGCAGCAATGTGACAGTGGTCTTCGATCCCCGCATCGCGCGCGGCTTTGTCGGCCATATTGCCGGGGCCATCAACGGCGCCTCGGTCGCCCGCAAGACCAGCTTCCTGCGCGACAAGATGGGCCAGCAGGTTCTCAAATCCGGTCTCCACATTACCGACGACCCGCTGATCGTGCGCGGTTCCTCGTCCCGTCCCTTCGACGGTGAGGGCGTGCGTGGGCAGCGGATGGTGATGATCGAGGACGGTGTCCTCAAGCACTGGTTCCTCTCCACCTCCACGGCGCGCGAGCTCGGCCTTGAAACCAATGGACGCGGCGTGCGCGGCGGCACCATGGTCAGTCCCGCATCCACCAATCTGGCTCTGGAGCCGGGCGATATCGCGCCGGAAGAGCTGATCCGTTCGGTCGGCACCGGCTTCTACATCACCGAGCTCATCGGCCAGGGCGTCAACATGATCACCGGGGAATACAGCCGCGGCGCGACCGGCTTCTGGATCGAGAATGGCGAACTGGCCTATCCGGTCTCGGAAGTGACGATCGCCTCGAACCTGAAGGACATGTTCATGGCCATCACCCCGGCAAGCGACATCGACCGCAAGTTCGGCATTGCTTCCCCGACCCTTGCCATCGAAGGCATGACGCTGGCGGGACGTTGA
- a CDS encoding DUF2093 domain-containing protein, whose amino-acid sequence MNRFEGGASREAKIRYLDGDYQIEQPGAFVTCAVTGQAIAVDELRYWSVARQEPYVDAAAALEADKRAGILPNQTRG is encoded by the coding sequence ATGAACCGGTTTGAAGGCGGCGCCAGTCGCGAGGCGAAGATCCGCTATCTGGACGGCGATTACCAGATCGAGCAGCCGGGGGCCTTCGTCACCTGCGCGGTGACCGGCCAGGCGATCGCAGTGGACGAATTGCGCTATTGGAGCGTTGCGCGGCAGGAGCCCTATGTCGATGCCGCCGCCGCTTTGGAAGCCGATAAGCGCGCCGGCATTCTGCCCAACCAGACCCGCGGCTAA
- the lpxK gene encoding tetraacyldisaccharide 4'-kinase, translating into MVSDAPPFWWTKADWRAWSLYPVSCLYGSIAGRRMARARPPQVAVPVLCVGNFTVGGAGKTPTAIAIARAAKAKGLRPGFLSRGYGGSLDQTVLVDPHHHRADAVGDEPLLLAREAITVISRRRFQGAERLVAEGADFIIMDDGFQSARLAIDFALVVIDSDRGIGNGHVVPGGPVRAPLRQQMLQMSSLLKVGRGNAADPLVRQAARAGKPVGVATLLPRPMPELQASRLFAFAGIADPTKFYRTVQSLGGEIVATRDFPDHHYFTEDEMADLMADAEAQQLTLVTTAKDAARLRGHHGAAASLLSNTKIVEVDMVFDDPQAPGKMIDETIQRARARRLQAKQAR; encoded by the coding sequence ATGGTTTCCGACGCACCGCCCTTCTGGTGGACAAAGGCCGACTGGCGGGCCTGGAGCCTCTATCCGGTCTCCTGCCTCTATGGAAGCATTGCCGGCCGGCGCATGGCCCGCGCGCGTCCGCCGCAGGTTGCGGTGCCGGTTCTCTGCGTCGGCAATTTCACCGTCGGCGGGGCCGGCAAGACGCCGACCGCCATTGCGATTGCGCGCGCCGCCAAGGCGAAGGGCCTGAGACCCGGCTTCTTGAGCCGTGGCTATGGCGGCTCTCTCGACCAGACGGTGCTGGTCGATCCGCATCATCACCGCGCCGATGCGGTCGGCGACGAGCCGCTGCTGCTTGCGCGCGAGGCGATCACGGTCATTTCGCGGCGCCGTTTCCAGGGCGCCGAACGGCTGGTGGCGGAAGGCGCCGATTTCATCATCATGGATGACGGCTTCCAGAGCGCGCGGCTGGCCATCGATTTCGCGCTCGTGGTCATCGATTCGGACCGCGGTATCGGCAATGGTCACGTCGTTCCGGGCGGACCCGTGCGTGCGCCGCTGCGCCAGCAGATGCTGCAGATGTCTTCGCTGCTGAAGGTGGGAAGGGGCAATGCCGCCGATCCGCTGGTGCGGCAGGCGGCGCGGGCGGGCAAGCCGGTCGGGGTGGCCACTCTTCTGCCGCGCCCTATGCCCGAACTCCAGGCAAGCCGGCTCTTCGCCTTTGCCGGCATCGCCGATCCGACAAAATTCTATCGCACGGTCCAGAGCCTGGGCGGCGAGATCGTTGCGACGCGCGATTTCCCCGACCACCATTATTTCACCGAAGACGAGATGGCGGATCTGATGGCGGATGCTGAAGCGCAGCAGCTGACGCTCGTCACGACGGCAAAGGATGCCGCACGCCTGCGCGGCCATCACGGCGCCGCCGCAAGCCTCCTGTCGAATACCAAGATCGTCGAGGTGGACATGGTCTTTGACGATCCGCAGGCGCCCGGCAAGATGATCGACGAGACGATCCAGCGGGCGAGGGCCCGGCGGCTTCAGGCAAAGCAGGCGCGCTAG
- a CDS encoding 3'(2'),5'-bisphosphate nucleotidase CysQ yields the protein MTVHEPSRWQADLAIIRDAAADAGAIALGYFGRSPEVWWKQEGRSPVSAADFAANDRLQGLLLKARPNYGWLSEETDDDPLRLECETVFVVDPIDGTRAFINGEKTWCVSVAVVHQGKPVAGVLCAPALAEEFYAVTGGEACKNGSPIHVSAPAEGAVRRIAVAEEMFARLPAPDRKGLERVRHVPSLAYRLAMVADGRIDGTVVMRNSHDWDLAAADLILQQAGGRLVDLEGERPTYNRKSVQHGVLCGGAEHVLESLIGSVRAG from the coding sequence TTGACGGTGCACGAGCCTTCCCGCTGGCAGGCGGATCTCGCCATCATCCGCGACGCGGCGGCGGATGCCGGCGCGATCGCGCTCGGCTATTTCGGCCGCTCGCCCGAGGTCTGGTGGAAGCAGGAGGGGCGCTCGCCGGTCAGCGCGGCCGATTTTGCCGCCAATGACCGGTTGCAGGGACTGCTTCTCAAGGCGCGTCCCAATTACGGCTGGCTCTCGGAAGAAACGGATGACGACCCGCTTCGCCTGGAGTGCGAGACGGTCTTCGTGGTCGATCCGATCGACGGGACACGCGCCTTCATCAATGGCGAGAAGACCTGGTGCGTGAGCGTCGCGGTGGTGCATCAGGGCAAGCCGGTGGCGGGCGTGCTGTGTGCCCCGGCGCTTGCGGAGGAATTTTATGCCGTAACCGGCGGCGAGGCCTGCAAGAACGGCAGCCCCATTCACGTCTCCGCGCCGGCCGAAGGCGCCGTGCGCCGCATCGCGGTGGCCGAGGAGATGTTTGCCCGCCTTCCGGCGCCGGACCGCAAGGGCCTGGAGCGCGTCCGCCACGTGCCGTCGCTCGCCTATCGCCTGGCAATGGTCGCCGATGGCCGCATCGACGGCACGGTCGTCATGCGCAACAGCCATGACTGGGACCTGGCCGCCGCCGACCTCATCCTGCAGCAGGCCGGCGGACGTCTCGTCGATCTTGAAGGCGAGCGCCCGACCTATAACCGCAAGAGCGTGCAGCACGGTGTTTTGTGCGGCGGCGCCGAACATGTGCTGGAAAGCCTGATCGGCAGCGTCCGTGCGGGTTGA
- a CDS encoding HAD family hydrolase — MAAPLSSIRGLLFDKDGTLLRYDESWAPVNREAARIAAAGLGKALEDRLLHAAGMDPVTGRTQADSLFAAGTAAQIAAGFVAAGSPFTADALTVELDNLFVRASDFSVPVLDLGAYFARLKARGYALGVASSDNERSIRETARRFGFLEKLDYIAGYDSGHGCKPQPGMVLGFCKATGLLPSQVAVVGDNNHDLHMAAAAGAGLKVAVLTGTGSLADLEAAADHVLGDIAGLETLLAPVPVG, encoded by the coding sequence ATGGCAGCGCCGCTCTCCTCGATCCGCGGGCTTCTGTTCGACAAGGACGGCACCCTGCTGCGCTATGATGAAAGCTGGGCGCCGGTGAACCGCGAGGCGGCAAGGATTGCGGCGGCAGGCCTGGGCAAGGCGCTGGAAGACCGGCTTCTCCATGCCGCCGGCATGGATCCCGTCACCGGCAGGACGCAGGCCGACAGCCTGTTTGCAGCAGGCACCGCGGCGCAGATCGCCGCCGGCTTCGTTGCCGCCGGATCACCCTTTACGGCAGACGCCTTGACCGTCGAGCTCGACAACCTGTTCGTCCGGGCTTCGGATTTCTCCGTGCCGGTGCTCGATCTCGGCGCCTATTTCGCCAGGCTGAAGGCCCGCGGCTATGCGCTCGGCGTCGCCTCCAGCGATAATGAGCGCTCCATCCGCGAAACGGCCAGGCGGTTCGGCTTCCTCGAGAAGCTCGACTACATTGCCGGCTATGACAGCGGCCATGGATGCAAGCCGCAACCCGGCATGGTGCTTGGTTTCTGCAAGGCGACCGGGCTCCTGCCGTCCCAGGTGGCGGTGGTGGGGGACAATAATCACGATCTGCATATGGCGGCCGCCGCCGGGGCTGGGCTGAAAGTGGCGGTTCTGACCGGCACGGGTTCGCTCGCCGATCTGGAAGCGGCAGCCGATCACGTGCTCGGCGATATTGCCGGGCTCGAAACCCTGCTGGCGCCGGTCCCCGTGGGCTGA